CTCTTCATACACCCCTTATGTCGGGCTCAAACGCGATATCCGGTATTACCATAGTCGGCGCAATTATTTCCGCGGGCACCCAGCATACCTGGCTTACAACCGTGCTCGGCTTTCTGGCGGTTGTTTTCGCCGTGATCAACGTGGTCGGCGGATTCATGGTAACAAACAGAATGTTAGCAATGTTCAAAAGGAAGGATTAAGGAATGTCTCCCGGACTGGTAAACATAGCGTATCTGATAGCGGCAGCTTTATTTATCATCGGCCTGAAAGGGCTTTCTCATCCCAGGACCGCGGTAAGGGGAAACTTGCTCGGCGCTCTGGGCATGCTGATTGCGATTGTAGTTACTCTGCTCGATAAAAATATTGTCGGATTCGGTGTAATATTCGCGGGATTAATTATCGGCAGCGGCATAGGTGCCGTGCTGGCGATCAGGATACAGATGACCGCGATGCCCCAGCTGGTGGCCCTTTACAACGGTTTCGGCGGTATAGCCTCGGTCTTCGTAGCCGGTGCTGCCCTGTTCGAAGCGGGGCATCTCGCAGGTACTCCGTTAACGGTGAACGCGGACACCCAGTTTTCCCTTTCTATTTTTGCTTCCGGGTTTATCGGGGCTATTACATTCTGGGGGAGCCTGGTTGCTTTCGGAAAACTTCAGGGATTGACTAATGAGGGCTCTGTCCGCTACCCCGGAGATCAGGTAGTTAAAATCGCGCTGGCAATATTAATGATTATCCTGGCTTATGTAATGGTTGTCTATCCGTTATCATCGACACCGTATTGGTTGATGGTAATCATGGCGTCATTGCTGGGCATTCTGGTTGTTATACCCATTGGCGGGGCCGACATGCCTGTGGTAATCGCCATTTTGAACTCCCTGTCGGGACTCGCCGCTGCGGCGACGGGATTCGTTTTATATAACACCGTACTCATAGTCGCTGGTACGCTGGTGGGCGCTTCAGGAATAATCCTGACATTGATTATGTGTAAGGCGATGAACCGTTCCATAGCCGATGTGCTTTTCGGCACATTCGGCGCCGCTGCGGACGGTCCGTCTTCTGACGATGTTTATGCCGGAAAGGTCAAATCGACATCCGCCGAGGAAGTCGCCATGCTGCTCGAAGGAGCGCGCAAGGTTGTGGTGGTCCCCGGATACGGAATGGCTGTAGCTCAGGCTCAGCACGCTGTAAGGGAGCTTTTCGATCTTCTCGAGAAACACGGTATAACCATGGAGTTCGCCATACACCCGGTCGCGGGACGTATGCCGGGCCACATGAACGTCCTTCTGGCGGAGGCCGATATACCTTATGACAGGCTCAAGGATATGGACGATATTAATCCGGGTTTCAAGCAAGTGGACGTTGCCATTGTAATCGGCGCCAATGACGTTGTTAACCCCGTGGCGAGAACAGACCCCAAGAGCCCGATAGCCGGTATGCCGATACTCGATGTCGATTACGCAAAAACCGTTGTAGTTATCAAGAGGAGTCTCAGCCCCGGATTCGCGGGAATTCCCAACCCTTTATTCGCCGCGGATAATACCCTCATGCTCTTCGGCGACGCCAAGAAGATGGTCGATGAGATGGTGAAGAGTGTAAAAGAGGATATGGGCTAGGAATTTCTTCTCATGAGTCCTTTTTTATTCTGCCCGGTTTGTCGAGAGGGGATTCAATTTCCCCAAATAGTATCCTTTTTCCGTTGTTTTCATCCCTGATGTGTCAAGCGTTTGTAACCGAGTTTTTGAATCCCGTCTCACGCATTTGACCTGCGCGTATTCCGCAATCATTTGTACATTAAATTGTAAATTAATATACCTTTCTAGAGTTATTGTATTATAATATGTAATATAAACAGGTGGATAAGGTGTAAAATGCCCTGGAATGGTAATGATACATATGTTATTTGCGAGGATTGCGGAGCAGTTTGCGTTAGGTTCGGATGGTTCAACCGAGTTTTAAGCGTGCTGCTCTACAGAAGATTTAAGTGCTGTCTCTGCTCGAATAAAGATTCGCTGTGCCCTAATTGCCGCAAATATAAAAACAGGGCTGAACGTCTGAAACCGGAATAATGTTTCCGGGTTGGATTTCAAGAATGCGGCAGTCAGAGCTTAAGTTCTTTTTTCCCATTTAATTATTTTCAAATCGAGAACGAATATTGAGTAGAAAACCGGGACGAGTACGAGCTCGATGACCGTGGCAAGGGCAAGGCCTCCTATCTGGGCATAGCAGAGGGGCTGCCATAGAGGCCCTCCGTGAATGGCAAGCGGAAAAAGGGCGAGTATAGTAGCGCCTACTGTTATCAATATCGGTCTGAGACGCTCAATTCCCGCATCCAGAAGCGAGTCCTTGAAATCTTCCCCTTCGCTGTGCTTTTCCTCGATGTAGTCAAAGAGGACTATGACGTGGCTCACTATTACGCCTACGAGGCTCGCAATACCGAGGAACGCCATAAAACCGAAAGGCTCGCGCATAATTAATAGAGCGGTAAGCGACCCGACTACACCGTAGGGAACTGCCGCGAAAACAAGGAACGGTTTCAGCGCATTATTGAACTGAAGCACAAGGGCCAGGAATATGGCTATGACCGAAATACCGAGGACCATTGTGAGGTTTCTAAAACCTTTGACCTGTTTAGATTTCTCTCCGGCCCATACAAATCTATAACCGGGCGGCAAAGAGTCGATAAATTCGTCAATCTCCTTTTCGGCTTTGCTCAGGATTGTCGAAGGAAGCTCCCCGGGTTCGGGGAATGCGATCACGGAGATCGTGCGGAAATGCTCGCGTCTCGCAATCCTCGATGTATTCATTCCGTAGTCTATTGATGAAACTTCCATCAGGGGGATTTTCGTCTCGTTGTCCCCGCCGTAAACATAGAGACTTTGAAGATCCGAGAGCTCGGCCCTTTCATCGATCCTGAGCCTGGCCACAACGGGAATCTGTTTGTCCCCTTCCCTGAATGAAGTGACCTGAGCGCCGCTCAGTCCCGCGGCGGAGGATACGGCGATGTCTTGATTCGTTATTCCGGATAAGTTGGCGCGGTCGGGATCGACCTTTAAGCTGACTATAAAGCTCTCTTCAAACCAGTCGTCTCTTACCCCCATTGTGCCCGGCGTATTCCGTAATATCGTTTTTAGTTCGCCCGATAGTCTCCTCAGAGTCTCAATGTCGGCGGCTTCAGCTTCGGGATCGGAAGATATGTTGGCCTGCCCCGAAAGGTGCATTTCAATCGGATAGTCGATGGCGTTTAACTGAAGCTGTCTTACCTCGAAATAAGCGCCGGGGATCTTTTCGGTAAGCGCTTTCTGAAAGATCGGGGCAAGCTCAGGAGTGGCTTTTTTATCTTTCAGCTTGATTATGAGCTGGGCATAGTTTTTCTGTCTCTGCTCGGGCGCGACTGTGTACCAGAATCTGGGACCCCCTCCGCCAATGAAAGAAGTTACCGATTCGAGCTGATTTTCCTCCTTTTTGCCATCCGCATGGGCAGCGGCGGTCTCCCGGATGACATTCTCGGCTTTACTGGCTACCTCGTTCGTGTTGGAAAGAGTGGTTTCGTTCGGAAGCCACACGTCGACATACGATAGATACTGGACATCTTCCGGGAAGAACGAGGTCTTTAGATTCATGATTACTATCCCGCCTAGTGCGAAGACCACGATGGAAAACAGCAGAACACGCTTCCTGTGGTTAATAGCGTATCTGCCCGTTCTGTAGTAAAAGCCGTAAAATCCCTTTTTTCTCTTTTCCTCTATAGTAGGCTCTCCGCTTTTTCTCGGTCTCAGCAGGTAGTAGGCGAGGAATGGGACGAATGACATCGATACGATTCTTGATGAGACGAGGGCGCTTGCCATGACTACAGGTAGGCTGGATATGAATTCTCCCGTCGTTCCGGTGAGAAGGAGGTACGGGATATATGCCACGATATTCGTGACGGTTGCAAACATTATCGCACGGGCGAGCTTCGTAGGCCCGAGCCATGAGGCAACAACGGGTGGATGACCTATTGCAAGATTACTTTTTATAGCATCGTTTGCGACCACCGGATCATCCACCAGGAGCCCGAGCGCAATTATAAGAGTAGCTATCGAGACCTGCTGAAGCTCAATTCCGAGCAGGTTCATAAATCCGAACGTCATGGCAAGGGTCAAAGGAATTGAGATGGCCATCAGCAGAGCGGAGCGCCATTCACGAAAACCGATCAAGGCGACCAGAACCACCAGGACTATGGCTTCAATAAGCGCCTCCATGAAGAGGCTAAGGTTTTCGCTCACCTGAAGGGGCTGGTCCGAGGTCTTGGCTATAATCAGGTCATCGGGGATTATATGCTGGAGCTCCGCCTTCGCTTCATCCAGCGCCTGACCGAATTTGCCTATCTGGTCACCCGAGCGCATCTGCACCGCAAGGGTTACGGCACGGCTCCTCTGCCATTTGCCCGATTCGTCCCGCCACATGTAGTAGTTCAAAAAAGTGGGCGGGCTTTGATACCCTCTCACGATTTCAAAAATATCACGCAGATAGACGGGCACGCCGTCCGCTGTCTCGGTAATTGCTACATTCCCTATCTCCCTTACATCGGTGAATTCGCCCGAGGGATATACAATTACTTCCGTGCCGCCTATGTCGAGCACTCCCCCTGGCAGATCGGTATTCCGGGCGTTCAGGGTATTCTTTATATCGGCCGGAAGGATGCCGTATGATGCAAGCACGTCCTGGGAGTATTCGAGATAGACTCTCTGTGGAAGAACTCCGGAGCGCTCTATGATCGAGACCTCCTCAACCGACTGAAGCGTCTCGGCAATGAGTTCGGTAACATCCTCAAGCTCCGTGTAAGTATATTTATCCCCGGCCACGGATTGCAGAGTTTCTTCCGTTTCCTCAGGACTGGCTATGAGTACGGGCTCCCAGGCATCAATATGAAACCCCGAGAGACCGAGTTTTTCTTTCGAGAAATTTCGGGTGAACGCGAGAAATGTTTTCTCGTCAGTTAAGACCGAAGCGTCGAGTCCTATGAATCCGGAACCTTTTATGATGCGAGGATCCTCGGCAATTCCCTTTTCAAGCAATGATATTGAAAGCAGTTCGAATACGCTCTCGATGCTGTCGGTATCGACCGCGCCCGGAAAGGCAAGTATAAATGTCATGCGTTCTGACGTTTCATGTTCGGACGCTCGGGAGCGCACTGCCTCGATAGACTTTTCGATATTCCGGGCGCGTATAGCGATCTCGATTTCGCTTTCCTTGGGGCTGGCTACGGTAAGCATCATGGCTGCCGTATTTCCGAAGCCGCTATTGAACTGAATTGGGCCTGCGCCTTCGGGCAGGCGATTATTTAAATAGTCGAGCCTGAGATTTATGTCGTTGAACTCTTTTGTCGTATCCTTCAGACCTTCCGACAGCTGGACTTGTACAATAGAAACCCCGGGTAGTGAAATTGATTTGATCGCGAATTCGTCCCCGGGGTCGGGCTCGTGCAGGGAGGAATTCTGGGCGATTGTTTCTTCTATAGGTTTAGTGACGAGCTGTTCTACTTTTTCGGCGTCAGCGCCCGGCCACGGGCATATAGCGACAGCGACGAGGACCGGTATATCGGGGTCCTTTTGCTTGGGCATTACAATATAGCTGTAGGCGCCCCATGCAAGCACTGCTATCATAAGAACCCAGGAGATTGAGCGATTCTCGGTAAAATAGCGTGCAGTGTTGTGTTTATTTGCGATTAGGTCTTTGTCTTTGGGATGGGGCATTTTCTTTTTTTCTGAAGCACGGTTGTTCCGGATATCAGCGCCGGAGATATTATTTTAAAATTATATACCGCAGAATTTCCACTACCTGAGCCGGCGTCCTCGTAGTCGCCCGGGCCGCGGCGTCCACTTCCTTGAGCGCATGGTCATGTTCCTCGTCGTGGAGAGTTATAACAGGTTTTCCCAAAGCGCTTGCGTACCCCGCGTCGAACGCCGCATTCCACTGCTTATATTTGGGGCCGAATCTGACAATTACAATATCAGAATTAATTATCAGGGTATTGGTCCTTATGGAATTTATTCCGGCCCCCTTTCTGTCGCGCCAGAAATTCGAGTCCTCGTCCCCGAGTATCTGAACCCCGCACATATCGCTCGCTTCATGATCCGTGATCGGTGAGTGAAACCTTAGGGGAAGTCCCGAAGAGCCCTCAATAACTCGCTCCCTCCAGTCTGAGTGTATTTCGCCGGAAAGATATACGTTCCAGATGTGTCCGGTCATATTATCATCCTCCTTGGGACTGTCTGAGCGACATCTGTTAAATGATTTACCCTTCTAATTCACAACAGGGGCCCGTCTGCAATCAGATCCTACGGTATTACATTTACCTCCTGGCCGTCATGAACAATCTGAGCGCCCATTACTATTACCTCCTCGCCCCTTTCGAGCCCTTCGGCTACTGCTATCATGTTCCCGTAAACGCTGCCGAGCCCTATGTCTTTTTTCCTGGCAATGGTTTTTCCGTCACGCCGCTCGGTGACGTAAACCGCGTAACCGTCCTTATTATTTTCGGAGCGCACGACTGAATTCAGGGGCAGGAGTATGGCAGGTTCATTCCCGCCCGCAGGGTCAAGTGCGAGAGAGGCTATCATGCCCGGTTTGAGGAGATTTTCAGGGTTGGGGACTGTAATCTCTATATTGAACACTCTCGTTCTCTGGTTTGCTGAAGGCGCTATTTCGGTCACCCTGCCGAGGAAAATAGTATCTTTTATCGACTCGGTAGTAACAGCCATTTCCTCGCCTAGCTTTATATCGCCCAGAATTACATCCGGCACTGAAAACAGAACTTTGACGGAGCTTAAGTCCGCTATGACGAATGCTCTTGTTCCCGGTCTCACATAGCTCCCTACTTCAATATCACGTTTCAGGACCATTCCGTTCATGGGTGGCCTGAGCGTGCAGTAAGCGAGATTCTGCTCTGCTGCCACTACCTGCGCCTTGCCCCCTTTTACCTGGGCCGCCGCTACCTGGTACTCTTTCCTGTCTCGTTCGTAATCGGGCGCCGTGATGCTTTTGGTTGAGTACAGGATTGACGCCCTGTTGAAATCTTCCGTGCCCTTCTCGAGCGAAGCCTGCGCCTCGGCAAGCTGAGCCCTGGCCTCAACCACCTTGGAGAGGTATTCGGTCTGGTCAATCGCGGCAAGCGGCGTCCCTTTTAAAACTTCGTCTCCCTCCTGGACATCCCGCAAACGCCCTTCCACTCCCTCTACCTGAAGTATTTCCTGAACATAGCCCTCGACCTTGAAATCAAGCTCTACCTGCGTGTAGGGATTCACGGTCGCTGTATAGCTTAGAGCGCCCTTTACATTCTGAGGTTCTGCAGTTTGTACTCGGACGGGTGTAACGGCCTTATCGTAGTCATCTCCGCCGCATCCGATAAGGGCAGTAACTGCGATTGATAATGCTCCGGCAATAGAGATGTATTTATTTCTCATTCACTCTTCTCCCATCGCTTTTTCGAGCTCCGCTCGCGCCGTCCAGTATCCGAGCACTGCCTTTTGATAAGCGCTGTTCTTCTCCTCAAGCGAGGACTCCGCCTCGAGCACCCCCTGGAGGAGCGCCGAGCCTTCCCTGTATTTATTCATCTCCACACGGAGCCTCTCCCTTGCGGCCGCCTGCTCCATTTCCGTAACATTTATGAGCACGGCGGCTTCCTCAAGCTTACGTATCTTTGAGTTTACGTCAATAAGCACAGTGGATTCGGCCTCATCGAGCTCATTTCTCGCTTGAAGCACGCCCCTTTTTTTCTCCGCTATCTCTTTTTGCTTTCGTCCCCAGTCGAATACGTCCCATTTTGCAAAGAGGCCGATAGTAGCGATGTTTTCAGGCAAGAGCTCAATATCCGGGTTTGCCGTATACTGAAACTCCACTCCGATTTCCGGAATATACTTGGACTTTTTCAGGCGCACTTCATTTTCGGCGAATTCAATGCCCAATTTTGCGGCTCTTACCTCCGGGCGCTGGAAGAGCGCCAGCTCTTCAGCGTTTTCGATGTCTATGACAATAGGTTCTGCGCTGGGTACGGGAGTGACCGCAAAGGGTGTTTCTATATCCCGGCCCATAAGATTGTTTAATCGCTCCTTCTCGGTCGCGAGCTCATTTCTGAGTTTAAACTCATCGTATTCCGCCCTGCCAAGTCTGGCTTTTACCTCCAGACTCTCAGATTCGAGTGCCCTTTCTACCTCAACGTATCGATTGACTAATATATAGAGTTCCTTCAGAAAGACTATTTTTTCCTGGACGGCTTCGAGAGAGCTCTGGGATTTTAGAATATTGTAGTATTCCTTTTTTACCCTGTCAGCAACTTCCTGACGTCTGAATCTAAGGTCCTCGCCCGAAAGCTCTTTTTGCACTTCCCTCTGTCTTACCAGAAGCGATATTTCATATAGATGGGAAATGGGCTGTCCTACCGTGGCCGTTAGAAATGTGGTAAAGTCCGGTGCCGTCCGGATTTTAACTGTCTCGGCGGGTATAGGGCCGATTCCGGCGAAATCACCGAAGACTCCTTTCTGAAACGTGAACGCTTCTTCGGTCAGGTGATAAAGCTCATACAAGCTGAAGTCGAATTCAGGAAAAAGTCTAGTGCGCGCGGCTTTTATGGCATCACCGGCTTTCTCTACCTCGAGAAGCGCGTTGTCGATATTCTTGTTATCGCGGAACGCTATGTCGAGGGCTTCTTCAAGAGTTAATATCTCTATTTCCTCCGCTGCCGGTATTTCCGGTTCGTCCGGGTTCACGTCCTCGCACAGAGCTGTCATCGGTATCAGCAGAAGGAAGAGGATAGTAGCGGGAAAAGATGCGATGAGATAATTCGATATTGTTTTAAAGCTGAACAGATCTCCCGCTCCGCTTTCATTCAACATTGGTAAGGTTGATCTCACAGTGTGCGGTATACGGTCCGCGGCGGTGTCGATATTTAGCAGCATTCCATCAATCCTCCCTGCTGAATTATCCTTAATACGCAGAATTCTTTCAAACATGACTATGTTGATTTATATTATAGTAAGATACGCGATGAAATGAAGTCCTGATTACTTCTATTCGGGTTACAGAGGGGAATTTGCATGACCTGTTTATAACTTATATAAATCTGGTAAGCTAGAACATACCGCCCGGGGTCGGGGTTTAATGTTAGGCTTGTGTAATTTTATTGTGCGTTGCACAATAAGCCGGGATGTTATCTAAATTGTAGAATTCTCGCTCCGCAAATTAAAATATTCAACAATTTCGGCGCGATATCAGCATATTAGTTGATTTGTCAAGTACTTATATTATAATCATGTTTCCTTTTTTAAGTTTTGCAAAGCAAAAAAAGCCAAGTAAGGAGAAGGAGATCAATGAGTACCGTTCATAATTTACCGAAAGGATCTTTAAAGTCCGTATCTGCGCCGAGGAGCCTGCAGATTAGAAATGATCTGGAGAGCGAATATTCCGATATTTACACTCCCCAGGTTCTCGATGCGTTAAAGGCGCTATCGGTTTTTAACAAAGACCAGAAAATGCTTATGGAAAAAAGGTATGCCAGAAGAGCGCAGCGCTTTCGCAATAAAGAAAGGATACGGTTTCTCAATCCTGAGGATTTTATACCCCGCACAAATATAAAGGTACAGGACGCAAGGGACGGGAAGTTTGTGGGTTCCGACATATCGCATGATCTGGAGAGACAGTGGATTCAGGGCACAGGGCCCGCGGCAAAGCCGAATACTTCTATAGAAAAAAGCATACGCAACGTTGCATACGCGCTATTATCAGGAGCTGACGGATGGATGTTCGACGGAGAGGACGCGCTCGGTCAGATCAATACCATGTCTCTCGATAATCAGCGGAACCTTAAGCTTGCGATTAATAAAGATCCTGTATTCATGGATACGGCGGAGCGGATCTCCAGGGATATGAACGAGTGGGCACAGGGATTTTTCGGACGCGATATAATCACGGACTGGAGGAAGCAGCTCGACTTTACAACTAAAATTTTCCGCGCCCGCGGACTGCATCTTGACGACAGACACATAAGGGATGAGAACGGTATCGCGCTTTCGGCTTCAATTGTCGATGTTGTGCTCTATATAGTTAACAACTACAGGGAGCTTCAGAGTGCGGGTTCTTCCATTGTTCTTTATCTCCCCAAGATTCAGACCGCCGAAGAAGCGGCATTCTGGAACGAACTCCTTACCGCACTTGAAGATCATCTCGATATACCTGTGGGCTCTATAAAGGTCTATGTGCTTATAGAACAGCTCGAAGCTACTTTTCAGCTTATGGAAATACGCGCGGCTCTCGGCAGGCATTTCGTGGGATTCAATACCGGAAGATGGGATTACATCAACAGCGTGTCGGACGCAATGGCCTGGGACGCGACATTTATCAATCCTAATATCGAATCTATTACAATGACTTACGGTTACATGAGAAACTATGAGGACCGTGTGAGGAAAGCGGTGAATACGCCGGGGATTAACAATAATTACGCGCTCTGGCAGGGCGGTATGGAGCCGAATATTCCTGTCGGAACAAAGAAAGGCGTTGAGGAGGGGATGAAGAAGGCCGTGGCAGGCGCTGTAAGGGAGCAGAAAGAGGGAGCAAGCGGAAAGTGGGTCGCTCACTGGAAGATGGTCCATATCGTGAGGCCTGTATGGGAAAAGGTCGGCGAGGCCAACCAGATGGGAAGGAAATTCCTGCCCCTTACCTACACGGACGAGGACGCGGACGGTCTCACGCTGCTTGAGCCGGCGCCGAGGACTGTGCGCGGCGCGAGGAATCTCCTGAGCGTGGGTCTTCAGTACGGAAACGCGTTCGGACAGGGTTTTCAGGCGGCGGCTCTGAAGCCCGCGGATTTCTTCGGGAATGACGACATTCTCTATTTGATGGAGGACGCCGCTACCGGTGAAATAAGGCTCAGTATTCTCTGGGAATGGATACACAAAGAAGCGATACTCAACGAAAACGATAAAGAAACTGGAGTCAAGGCGGGCGATATCTTTACGGTGGATCTTTTCGAGAAGCTTCTCGCCGAGGAATACGACAAACTCCTCAAGGCGAAAGATAAGGACGTTCATGACGATTCCAAGCCGACTACACTCCCCATAGCGCGGGAGATAGTAGAGACTTATGTGCTGGACGATGCGAAGACTCCATGGTACATCGATTTACTTAACATTAATTTAAACAATCATGACCTATCTACGGCGAAAATAAGGATCAGGCAGTACATGGACGCGTTCAAGAAGGACGGGACCAGGATTACCGAAAATCTGGACTTTCTGCCGGACGCGCGTCTTGATAATTTCCTTGAGGACGAGCTCGTATCGTTTGAGAGGGAAGTTCAGGAAACAAAGGATTGGTTTGCAACCTCCAGGTTCAAGGGGATAAGAAGGCTCTACTCCGCGCGTCAGGTTGTACAGCAGCGGGGCACCCTTGAAACCGATTATACGGTGGCCAGAAGGTACTCGGAGGAATTTTATAACCGCCTGAGAGAACTGTACTCCAGGGGCGAGCAGATTACGAGTTTCGGGCCTTATTCTCCGGGGCAGGTAGTTGCGATGAAGCGTATAGGGATAGAGGGTATTTATCTGGGCGGATGGGCGACTTCCGCCAAGGGCTCGACCGACGAAGACCCGGGCTCGGACCTTGCCAGTTATCCACTCAGTCAGGTGCCCGATGAAGCCGCCG
This is a stretch of genomic DNA from Deltaproteobacteria bacterium. It encodes these proteins:
- a CDS encoding YtoQ family protein, which translates into the protein MTGHIWNVYLSGEIHSDWRERVIEGSSGLPLRFHSPITDHEASDMCGVQILGDEDSNFWRDRKGAGINSIRTNTLIINSDIVIVRFGPKYKQWNAAFDAGYASALGKPVITLHDEEHDHALKEVDAAARATTRTPAQVVEILRYIILK
- a CDS encoding TolC family protein, whose product is MLLNIDTAADRIPHTVRSTLPMLNESGAGDLFSFKTISNYLIASFPATILFLLLIPMTALCEDVNPDEPEIPAAEEIEILTLEEALDIAFRDNKNIDNALLEVEKAGDAIKAARTRLFPEFDFSLYELYHLTEEAFTFQKGVFGDFAGIGPIPAETVKIRTAPDFTTFLTATVGQPISHLYEISLLVRQREVQKELSGEDLRFRRQEVADRVKKEYYNILKSQSSLEAVQEKIVFLKELYILVNRYVEVERALESESLEVKARLGRAEYDEFKLRNELATEKERLNNLMGRDIETPFAVTPVPSAEPIVIDIENAEELALFQRPEVRAAKLGIEFAENEVRLKKSKYIPEIGVEFQYTANPDIELLPENIATIGLFAKWDVFDWGRKQKEIAEKKRGVLQARNELDEAESTVLIDVNSKIRKLEEAAVLINVTEMEQAAARERLRVEMNKYREGSALLQGVLEAESSLEEKNSAYQKAVLGYWTARAELEKAMGEE
- a CDS encoding efflux RND transporter periplasmic adaptor subunit produces the protein MRNKYISIAGALSIAVTALIGCGGDDYDKAVTPVRVQTAEPQNVKGALSYTATVNPYTQVELDFKVEGYVQEILQVEGVEGRLRDVQEGDEVLKGTPLAAIDQTEYLSKVVEARAQLAEAQASLEKGTEDFNRASILYSTKSITAPDYERDRKEYQVAAAQVKGGKAQVVAAEQNLAYCTLRPPMNGMVLKRDIEVGSYVRPGTRAFVIADLSSVKVLFSVPDVILGDIKLGEEMAVTTESIKDTIFLGRVTEIAPSANQRTRVFNIEITVPNPENLLKPGMIASLALDPAGGNEPAILLPLNSVVRSENNKDGYAVYVTERRDGKTIARKKDIGLGSVYGNMIAVAEGLERGEEVIVMGAQIVHDGQEVNVIP
- a CDS encoding NAD(P)(+) transhydrogenase (Re/Si-specific) subunit beta; amino-acid sequence: MSPGLVNIAYLIAAALFIIGLKGLSHPRTAVRGNLLGALGMLIAIVVTLLDKNIVGFGVIFAGLIIGSGIGAVLAIRIQMTAMPQLVALYNGFGGIASVFVAGAALFEAGHLAGTPLTVNADTQFSLSIFASGFIGAITFWGSLVAFGKLQGLTNEGSVRYPGDQVVKIALAILMIILAYVMVVYPLSSTPYWLMVIMASLLGILVVIPIGGADMPVVIAILNSLSGLAAAATGFVLYNTVLIVAGTLVGASGIILTLIMCKAMNRSIADVLFGTFGAAADGPSSDDVYAGKVKSTSAEEVAMLLEGARKVVVVPGYGMAVAQAQHAVRELFDLLEKHGITMEFAIHPVAGRMPGHMNVLLAEADIPYDRLKDMDDINPGFKQVDVAIVIGANDVVNPVARTDPKSPIAGMPILDVDYAKTVVVIKRSLSPGFAGIPNPLFAADNTLMLFGDAKKMVDEMVKSVKEDMG
- a CDS encoding efflux RND transporter permease subunit, which produces MPHPKDKDLIANKHNTARYFTENRSISWVLMIAVLAWGAYSYIVMPKQKDPDIPVLVAVAICPWPGADAEKVEQLVTKPIEETIAQNSSLHEPDPGDEFAIKSISLPGVSIVQVQLSEGLKDTTKEFNDINLRLDYLNNRLPEGAGPIQFNSGFGNTAAMMLTVASPKESEIEIAIRARNIEKSIEAVRSRASEHETSERMTFILAFPGAVDTDSIESVFELLSISLLEKGIAEDPRIIKGSGFIGLDASVLTDEKTFLAFTRNFSKEKLGLSGFHIDAWEPVLIASPEETEETLQSVAGDKYTYTELEDVTELIAETLQSVEEVSIIERSGVLPQRVYLEYSQDVLASYGILPADIKNTLNARNTDLPGGVLDIGGTEVIVYPSGEFTDVREIGNVAITETADGVPVYLRDIFEIVRGYQSPPTFLNYYMWRDESGKWQRSRAVTLAVQMRSGDQIGKFGQALDEAKAELQHIIPDDLIIAKTSDQPLQVSENLSLFMEALIEAIVLVVLVALIGFREWRSALLMAISIPLTLAMTFGFMNLLGIELQQVSIATLIIALGLLVDDPVVANDAIKSNLAIGHPPVVASWLGPTKLARAIMFATVTNIVAYIPYLLLTGTTGEFISSLPVVMASALVSSRIVSMSFVPFLAYYLLRPRKSGEPTIEEKRKKGFYGFYYRTGRYAINHRKRVLLFSIVVFALGGIVIMNLKTSFFPEDVQYLSYVDVWLPNETTLSNTNEVASKAENVIRETAAAHADGKKEENQLESVTSFIGGGGPRFWYTVAPEQRQKNYAQLIIKLKDKKATPELAPIFQKALTEKIPGAYFEVRQLQLNAIDYPIEMHLSGQANISSDPEAEAADIETLRRLSGELKTILRNTPGTMGVRDDWFEESFIVSLKVDPDRANLSGITNQDIAVSSAAGLSGAQVTSFREGDKQIPVVARLRIDERAELSDLQSLYVYGGDNETKIPLMEVSSIDYGMNTSRIARREHFRTISVIAFPEPGELPSTILSKAEKEIDEFIDSLPPGYRFVWAGEKSKQVKGFRNLTMVLGISVIAIFLALVLQFNNALKPFLVFAAVPYGVVGSLTALLIMREPFGFMAFLGIASLVGVIVSHVIVLFDYIEEKHSEGEDFKDSLLDAGIERLRPILITVGATILALFPLAIHGGPLWQPLCYAQIGGLALATVIELVLVPVFYSIFVLDLKIIKWEKRT
- a CDS encoding NAD(P) transhydrogenase subunit alpha; amino-acid sequence: MDSFSVVFTIFVLAAFVGFEVISKVPPTLHTPLMSGSNAISGITIVGAIISAGTQHTWLTTVLGFLAVVFAVINVVGGFMVTNRMLAMFKRKD